A section of the Numida meleagris isolate 19003 breed g44 Domestic line chromosome 16, NumMel1.0, whole genome shotgun sequence genome encodes:
- the NRARP gene encoding notch-regulated ankyrin repeat-containing protein: MSQSEVSPCAAPLSQRVFQEAVRRGNTKELQSLLQNMTNCEFNVNSFGPEGQTALHQSVIDGNLELVKLLVKFGADIRLANRDGWSALHIAAFGGHQDIVLYLITKAKYSAGAR, encoded by the coding sequence ATGAGCCAGAGCGAGGTGTCGCCGTGCGCGGCGCCGCTCAGCCAGCGCGTCTTCCAGGAGGCCGTGCGGCGCGGCAACACCAAGGAGCTGCAGTCGCTGCTGCAGAACATGACGAACTGCGAATTCAACGTGAACTCCTTCGGGCCCGAGGGGCAAACGGCGCTGCACCAGTCCGTCATCGACGGCAACCTGGAGCTCGTCAAGCTGCTCGTCAAGTTCGGCGCCGACATCCGCCTGGCCAACCGCGACGGATGGAGCGCGCTGCACATCGCTGCCTTCGGGGGCCACCAGGACATCGTGCTCTACCTGATCACCAAGGCCAAATACTCCGCCGGCGCGCGGTGA